The stretch of DNA ACCGCGACAAAGTTCGTTTTGCTCTGCTGATTCAACGTTTGGATAATAAGCTCGGCCACCCGTTTTGTGGCACCCATTACGCTCGTTGGGTTCACTGCTTTATCTGTGGAAATTTGAACGTACGTTTCAACGCTGTACTGATCGGCACACTCTGCCAGGTTTTTCGTACCGAAGATGTTATTTTTAACGGCTTCCGTCGGATTGTGTTCCATTAAAGGGACATGCTTGTGTGCAGCGGCATGAAAGACAACCTGGGGACGGTAAATAGAAAAAATATGTTCAAGCCGGTTTTTATCCTGAATGTCGCCAATCAGTGCCTGAATGGGAAGGTGAGGATAAAGCTGCTCGAGTTCTTTTTCGATTGCATATACGCTGTTTTCACCGTGGCCAAGCAGAAGCACTTTTTTTGGATGAAATGAAGAAATCTGCCGGCAGATTTCCGAGCCGATCGAGCCGCCCGCTCCGGTAATCAGCACGGTTTTTTCTTGTACATAGTGAGAAATGCCGAGAACATCCAGCTGGATCGGCGGGCGTCCAAGCAAATCTTCCACGTTGACCTCACGGATCATGCTCAATGTAACACGACCGTTAATAATATCTGTAATACGCGGAAGAATCCGGACAGTGACGCCGCATTTTTGACAGCTTTTTACGATTCGGGTAATATCGCTTCCGGAAGCTGAGGGAATGGCGATAATGGCTGTTTCAATATGGAAATGTTCAATGACCCGTTCAATCTCGTTGGTTGTGCCGGCAACCGGCATATTCCGGACGTTCAGACCAAGTTTTTCGGGATCATCGTCAATAAAAGCAACGGGATATAAAAAAGGGTCCATCGATTTTTTCAGCTCTTTCACCACTAAAATCCCCGCATTACCAGCACCGATAATGAGTGTCCGCTTTCCTTTTTTATTGGGAATGCCTTTGTTTTCATTTACAGACCATAAAATCAAGCGTGAAAATAAAAAGGCCGCCAGGGCAACGGTCCATGTTATAAAAAGGAGAGAGTACGGCAGGGTGGTTACCCCCCACTCCGTAAAAAGAAGATGCAGCATGCCGCCTGTTACGAAAGTAAATGTGAAGCTTTTTCCAATGACTTTTGATTCCCCCATACTGGCAAAACGCCATAAGTGGCGATAATGGTGAAAAAGGTGGAATCCGATCGTCAGTACAATCCAAAACAAGGCGAAGATGTACGCCATTTGGGAAAATGTGACCCCTCTGCCGTTTTCATAGAAAACAAAGCAGGAAAGCGCAACAGAAAGAAAAAGAATTCCGAAATCCATGAAAAGCGCCAGAACATATCGTTTCGTTCGGCTCACACCAAAGCCTCCATTCCATACTTTTTAGCTCTTTATTTTATATGAATTTATGGAATAAGGTGTGATTAAAATAGCCGCCGGCCCGCCGCAAAAAGGACAGGGAGAAACGTTGGGAAACAGCCGCTTTTGTTAAAAAGGAACTTGCCAAAAAAGCCGAAAATAGGCTGTGTCCGTCTCTGATTATAAAAAACTTCCCTTACAGAACTTTGGTTGTAGTATTATGAAACTAGTGAAAAAACGGAAAAAAATAATAAACGGAGACAAAGAAAATGCCTAGCGTACGGTTTTTATGCGGACTGTTTTTTCTGATGTCATGGTTTCCGCAGGCTGTTCATGCCGAGGGGCAGCCGGCATCGGAGGATATACATTTATCTATTTTTTATTTGGAAGATTCCAAGCAGCAATTCTCTATTGAGGAGGTTGCTGCGGCTCAAAAGAAGCATCTGTTTCGACCGGCGGAAAAAAGTCCGAATTTTGGCTATACGGATTCTGTCTATTGGTTCCGGCTCACGGTGGAAAACAAAACGGGTCAAGAAAGATTACTGCTTGAGGTCCCTTCTCCTCCACTTGATTCTCTGATTCTTTACGGGCCCGACGGGAAGGGGGCTTTTCAGAAAACAGAAGCAGGGGATACAAAGGAGTTTGGCGACAGGCTGATTAAACATCGAAACTTTCTGTTTCCTATTAAACTCTCAAGCGGAGAAAAGAAAACGTACTACCTGCGGGTGCAAACGGAAGGTGCCATGAGCGTTCCGATCCAACTGTGGACAGAGGACACCTTTTTGCCGCATTCTACAAAAGAAACAGCGATTCATTTTGGCTATTACGGACTTGTCATCATTATGGCTGTTTATAATTTCTTTTTATTTATCTTTTTACGGAATAAAAGCTATTTGGTTTACACGCTGTTTTCTCTTTCGTATGTCATGATTCACATGGCTAATTTAGGGGACGCTTATCAATGGCTATGGCCTTCGGCGTCGTGGTGGAATAACCGTTCTATCGTGTTTTTTATTAGTTTTTCATTTATTCTTTCCTGCTTTTTTATTCGTCATTTATTGAACGTTCCCAAGTATTCGCCCTGGATGGATCAAGCTTTATCGCTATTAGCAGCCATACAGGTGCTTATTATTGGTATTTTATTTTTCGTAAGCTACCCGCTTGCCTTGCATATGATTTTTGTTTCGAGCTTGCTCCACAGCCTTTTCTTTCTTTTTTTGGCCTTATTCTTATGGAAAAAAGGCAGTAAACTGGCGAAGTATTTTCTTTTTGCCTGGCTGTTTTTTCTAATTGGCAATACGATTTCTTCTCTTGCGGATGCCGGGCTCATCGTGCGCAGCCTGGCAACCCATTATGCCGTTTTAATTGGCTCTCCATTGGAACTGGTTTTGTTCTCACTGGGCCTTTCCGCTCAAGTAGGACTTATCCGGAAAGAAAAGGAACAGCTCTATGAGAAGGTGCAGGAAACACAAAAAGATATCACGCTGACGATCGGGGAGGTTATGGAAGCACGTTCAAAAGAAACATCCCACCATGTGAAAAGAGTAGCGGAATATTCCGGCATTATAGCCCTTGCCTATGGACTGTCAGGGGAAGAAGTGAAAAAGCTAAAAGCGGCTTCTCCTATGCATGATCTTGGAAAAGTGGGGATTCCAGACAGCATCTTAAACAAGCCCGGCAAGCTGACAGAGGAAGAATTCAAAGAAATGAAAAAGCATACGACGATCGGCTATAATATGCTTAAGCATTCATCCGGTGAGACCTTGCAAATCGCGGCGATTATTGCCCATCAGCATCATGAAAAATATGATGGTACCGGGTACCCACGGAAGCTAAAGGGAGAAGACATTCATTTGTTTGCAAGGATTACCGCTATTGCGGATGTGTTCGATGCATTAAACAGTAAAAGAGCTTATAAAGAAAAATGGGACCTGGATGGTATTCTTTCTTTTATGGAAAGAGAAAAAGGAAAGCATTTCGATCCGATGTTAGTTGATTTATTTTTAGCTGACATTGATGCCGCCCTCGAAGTAGCTCATAAATTCCCTGAATAGGAGGAGTTTCTAGGAATTTTTAGCTCTTATCAAAAAAGATCAAACGAAGAGCCGTATGGCTTTCGTTTGATCTTTTATTTTTAAGGAAGAGAAGGAGGAAGTTTATTGTGATGCCGGCTTCTTTTTTCTTTATACATTTCCTGATCAGCCATTTCAAGCAGCTCTTCAAGAGAAATATTCATGCCGGGATGGTAATAGCAGATGCCGTGACTGGCCGACAATTTGTACGGCTGCCGGGAGACCTGGTTGGCGCGGTCAAACTCTAATTGAATGGCAGCCCAGGCTTGATTGGCCGCTTCCGGCGGCTGATTGGGAAAAAGAATAACAAACTCATCCCCGCCCATTCGAAATAAAAGATCTTCTTCACCCAGAGATTTTTGAATTGCTTGGCAGATCGCTTTAATAAAATGGTCACCTTTATTATGGCCGTAACGGTCATTAACAGTTTTTAATCCGTTAATATCGATGTAGCAGAGTGTAAAGGGCTGGGCCTGGCGGCTGTTCATCAGGCTAGAAAGAACATTCAGCCCTTTTCGTCTGTTCATAATACCTGTCAGTTCATCCAAAAAGGCATGCGCCGATAACTTTTCTTCTTCTGCTTTAAAGCTCGTTACATCCGTTGTTCCGATCAGCAGGCACGGTTCCTGCAAATAATCAACTAATTCCACACTCAGCATAATCCAAATATCTTTCTTCGCCGGATCAAAATGCGGCGTTAAATATCCTTTGATGCTTCCTTTCTCCTGCAAAACATCAACGATATTCTGCTCCTCATACGAATTTTTAAAAAGAAGGCCAGCGCCTTTATCGTGCAGCTGAGTTCCTTCGTAATACGCAGATGCCCGCTGATTAAAAAGGATAATCTGATAATTAGAAAGCCGTGCCAGAATGAGTGGGTGCGGATTTAAATCAAATAAAAGGCGAAATGTTTTTTCGTTCTTTTGAAGCTGCTGCTGGCTTTCCATCTCTTTTTTTCGATAGGAATAAAAAGTGGACGATAGAAAAAAAGCAATGCCGGCTGCTGCGGTCGAATTAATCATATTCATAATAGATGTAAGTGAAAAACCGCCAATTTTCATTAATCCGGTTAGAAACAAAACATGGATGCCGGCCAGCATGACTGCGGATTTTTTTGGAGGGATCGGAAAAGTCACAGAAGCTGCCAGTAAAATAATTAAATACGCGTAAATATTGCCGGTTAAAAATTGGCTGTTTAACGATCCGGACGCGCCAATGAAAATATAAAAGCAAAAATAGCTATATACATAATGCAGCAAATCCCTCCTGCCAGACTGCTGGCGCCGGATCAGCTTTTTACGGACCAGCAAAAAGGTGAGCGACATAAAGAACGAAAGAAAATGTAAAAAAGAGAGAATACCCAAGTTTAATCTCTTTTCTCCCGTTGACAAAAAGTAAAGATCCAAAGCCAAATAAAGCGGGTAAGACAGGACAACCATTAAACAAACAAACCGAAGCCTGGCGAACAGCATTTCACCATGCTCGCGGCAGAACTGCTCATCTTCAGGCCGATCCGGTTGAAAGAAAGCGCTCCATGTATCTTTCTTCATATTATAAATCCTTTTTTACTTGCATTTTACCATAGCTTTATAGGGCATCCTAATGAATTCAGTGCTCTGTTAAACGAGCTTTTCAAATGAAAAATCCCGGAGGATGAAGATTCCGGGATTTTTCATTTGAACTTGTTTTGAATACCGAACCGTGCATTCAGCTGGCCTTTGATCATGCTTCGTTTTAATTTGTCTTGATCTGGTCTTTTCTTCATTTCCTGCCTGATTTCAAATGTCCGGACACCATCTTCCATTTGGTTGGCAATATCCATCAGTGTTTCCACGTCGCCAAAGGAGTATTTTCGCGTGCCTCTTTCTGAGCGGTCAGGGAAAATAAGCTGGCGTTCTTCGTAATAGCGAATCTGGCGTTCAGACAAGCCGGTTAACTCGCTCACAATTCCAATTGTAATAACCTTTTTCGTCTTATAGCTTTTCTCTTCATCTGTCATGGAATCACCTCGAAATGGATTACCTGTACTATTATATATCAATACGTTAATTTATGTAACGATTATATGTGATATTTTCTAACAATTAATTTTTATGTTAGATTATATAACATTTATTGTGACTACTTCTTTTAAGTCTCCTATAATCATCACTATCAACAGCCACCAAGGAGGATGTTCAGATGACAAAAGAAAAAATCGTACTAATCGGAAATGGGATGGCCGGTGTCCGGTCTATTGAAGAAATATTAAAAATTAACCCGAATCGGTTTCATATTACTATTTTTGGTGAAGAGCCTTATCCGAACTATAACCGTATTCAATTGTCAAAGGTCCTTCAAGGAGATACAACGATCGCTGACATTACGCTAAACGACTGGAACTGGTACGAAGAACAAAACATTCAGTTATATCCAGGTGAAGGGGTAACGCGGATTGATACAGAAGCAAAATGTGTTCATACCACAAAAGAGCGGACAGTCCAATATGACAAACTTATTATTGCGACAGGCTCGGTTCCTTTTATTATTCCGGTGCCGGGGCATGAGAAAAAAGGCGTAACCGCATTCCGTGATATTAAAGACTGTGAAAAAATGATCGATGCGTCCAAAGAATTCAAAAAAGCGTCCGTTATTGGAGGAGGTCTTCTCGGACTCGAAGCTGCACGCGGGCTCTTGAATCTAGGCATGGAAGTAAACGTTATTCATCTGGCCGACTTTTTAATGGAGCGCCAGCTCGATGAAACAGCCGGTAAAATGCTGCAGAAAGAGCTGGAAAAGCAAGGAATGAACTTCCTTATGCAAAAGCAGACAGCCGAGATTTTAGGGGAGAACCGGGTAGAAGGTATCCGCTTTAATGACGGCGAAGAAATCGAAACGGATCTGGTCGTGATGGCGGTCGGTATCCGGCCGAATACATCATTGGCGAAAGAGAGCGGTATTGCCGTAAACCGGGGCATTCTTGTCAACGACTTTATGGAAACCAATATCCCAGATGTGTACGCGGTTGGGGAATGTGCCGAGCACCGCGAAGTCGTCTACGGCCTTGTGGCTCCGCTTTATGAGCAGGGCAAGGCAATGGCAGCGCACATTTGTGATACACAGGCTCCCGGCTATGCAGGCTCAGTTCTGTCCACACAGTTAAAAGTTTCGGGTGTGGATGTATTCTCGGTCGGTGAAATTGTAGAAGATGAAGAAACGAAGACAATTAAAATGTTTGATGACTGGAAAGGCACATACAAAAAGGTCTTAATCCGTGACGGAAAAATGGCCGGTGCTGTTTTGTTTGGGGACACAAGTGAAGGAAATAAGCTGCTTCGCCTGATTAATAAGAAAGCGGATGTAGAGGAATACATCGGTGCGGCGGAAGAAGGCACTGGTGGAGCGAGCCTGGTGGCATCTATGGATGACAGCGAATTGATCTGCGGCTGTAACGGCGTATCAAAAGGCACCATCATGGAAGCGATCAAACGTGACGGGCTGACAACTGTGGATCAAGTAAAAGCCTGCACGAGTGCATCCCGTTCATGCGGCGGCTGTAAACCACTCGTTGTAGACCTGCTTGCCCATACATTAGGAGATGGATTTGACACATCGAACCAAAAAGAAGCGATCTGCGGCTGTACCACGCTTTCGCGTGATGAAGTTGTTGAGGCAATTCGTGAAAAAGGGCTGACTCATACAAAAGAAGTGATGAATGTGCTTGGCTGGGAAACAGACGGCGGCTGTTCAAAGTGCCGTCCAGCACTGAACTATTATTTAGGCATGATTAATCCGAAAGAATACGAGGATGAAAAAGCCTCTAAATTTGTGAACGAGCGGATGCATGGCAATATTCAAAAAGATGGCACCTATTCAGTTGTACCGCGGATGTATGGCGGTGTAACGTCAGCGAATGACCTGAGGAAAATTGCGGATGTAGCAGATAAATATAATGTGCCGCTCATCAAAGTAACCGGCGGCCAGCGGATTGATTTATTCGGTGTGAAAAAAGAGGATCTGCCGGGTATGTGGGCGGATTTGGATATGCCGTCCGGCTATGCGTACGGAAAAACATTACGAACGGTTAAAACCTGTGTCGGTGAAAGTTTCTGCCGCTTCGGCACCCAGGATTCCATGAGCATGGGAATCCAGATGGAAAAGAAATTCGAGCGAATCGGCACACCGCATAAAGTGAAAATGGCCGTATCTGCCTGCCCGCGCAACTGTGCAGAATCTGGCATCAAGGATATTGGAGTCGTGGGTGTAGACGGCGGCTGGGAAATATACGTTGGCGGAAATGGCGGAACCCATCTGCGGGCAGCTGATCTTTTCTGCAAAGTAAAAACGAACGAAGAAGTAATGGAAATGACAGGTGCATTTATGCAGTATTACCGGGAGGATGCGGTATATCTTGAACGGACGGCGGCCTGGGTAGAGCGTGTCGGCCTTGACCATATTAAAGAAGTTCTGTCCGATAAAGCCACGCGTGATGCGCTGAACGCCCGGATCGACGAAGCACTGTCTGTCACAAAAGAGCCGTGGAAAGAAGTAATTGAAAGCGAAAAAATCCGAAAAGAACTATATGAAACAGAGCTTGTGAGCACAACAAAATAAAAGGGGGCCATGAACATGGAAAAAACATTGGAGAAGGTACGGATCGCATCCATTGCGGATTTACCGGAGAAAATGGGAAAAACTGTCCGGGTGGGAGAGCTGGAACTGGCTGTGTTTAAACTTGGAAATGGCACGGTCAGAGCGATTGAAAACCGCTGCCCGCACAAAGGAGGGGTGCTCGCAGAAGGAATTGTCAGCGGCGAGCACGTTTTCTGCCCGATGCATGACTGGAAAATTTGCACAACTGATGGGAAAGTGCAGGCGCCGGATGTTGGCTGTGTGTCCACTTATAAAGCCGTTATTGAAGACAACGACGTATACTTATTTATTTAAAGAAGGAGGCGGACGAAGATGGGTGTATCGATTGTAGGAGCAGGGCCGGGCGATCCGGAACTCATTACCGTTAAAGCATTAAAAGCCATTCAAACGGCCGATGTTATTTTATATGACCGGCTTGTAAACAAAGAGCTGTTGAAGGAGTCAAAACCATCAGCTGTCCGCGTCTTCTGCGGAAAGTTTCCAGGCAATCATGTGATGACTCAGGACCGTATTAATCGGCTGATAGTAAAGTTCGCTTCTGACGGAAAAAGTGTGGTGCGTTTAAAAGGCGGTGATCCGTTTGTGTTCGGACGCGGCGGCGAAGAAGCTGCTTATGCGAGAAGCTTTGGCATCCCGGTTGAAATTATTCCGGGTATTACGGCGGGCATTGCTGCACCTGCTTATGCAAATATTCCCGTTACACACCGGGAGTACGGCAATTCATTCGCCATTGTCACCGGGCATCAAATGGAAGGCAAAGGGGAAACAGATTGGTCGAAGCTTGCCACGTCTGTAGACACGCTTGTGATTTATATGGGCATGAAACACTTGGATCATATTACGAAGCAGCTCATTCACCATGGCCGCAGTGGGGCAATGATGGCCGCAGTGATTGAGCAGGGCACGACAAATGCACAGCGGGTTGTAACAGCGCCTCTGTGCCGTATTGCAGAAGAAGCGCAGAAGCAGGAAATAGGCAATCCGGCTGTAATTGTCATTGGCGACGTCGTCAACTGCCGGGAGCAGCTGGAACGTGAAATGGCTCTGGCGGCTGCCTATTAAGGGAAAAGGAATTGACGCGCTTCTCTTCCTCCTGTACCATTATCTTTAATTCGAGATAATAAAAACAGAAAAGGTGGAAGCGCCATGAAACATGTATTTCAAAAAGGATCAAACGACCGTGTCCTGCTTCTCTTACATGGAACAGGAGGCACCGAGCATGACCTGCTGCCGCTCGCTGACAGTATTGATCCGGATGCATCTGTATTGAGCGTGCGGGGAAATGTGCTTGAAAATGGTATGCCGCGCTTTTTCAGACGGCTGGCAGAAGGAGTATTTGATGAGAAAGATTTAGTGTTCCGCACAAATGAATTAAATGAATTTTTAGCCCAGGCGGCACGCGACTACGGGTTTAACCGGAATAAAGTAGTGGCGATCGGCTAATCGAATGGTGCAAACATTGCCGCAAGTCTATTATTTCATTTGAAAGATTCTTTAAAAGGTGCGATCCTTCATCATCCAATGGTGCCGAGAAGAGGGATTGAACTTCCGGATTTAACAGGCACCCCTGTTTTGATTACAGCTGGAAAAAACGATCCTATTTGTCCGGCAAAAGAAACAGATGATTTAGCGGCACTGCTGGCTGGTGCCGGCGCAGAAACTGACATTCACTGGGAAATGAATGGCCATATGCTGACAGCTACAGAAGTGCAGGCAGCAGCACAGTGGTTCAAAGCCCATCTCGCTTAATTGTTCTGATAACAAAAAACGCCTTGTTCGCAAGGCGTTTTTTGTTTTATATTATTGTGATCTGGTTTCTTATGATCGGCAGAGGATGGAGACAAATCATTAAGCTGTTCAAGCATTTTCTCTACATCTGTAAATTAGAGTTGAAAAAATAGGGATATAGGAAACAAGAAGAGCTGATAAAGCCGCTGTTAAAATTCTAAAACTCAGTTTTCATAAGGCGTTCATTTTGTTCTCCTTTTCTCAAAGCAAAATATAGATAGAAGCTTTTCGTATCATTTTAAAAAACGTTTTTAACATTAATTGTAAAAATGGTAAATTTACATTCTATATTCGATCTATTAGTTATTTAAGCCTATTTATCACGAAAAATAAGCTATAAGATTCATTTTAAAAATAGTTAATTAGGTAATAGGATCTTATAAAAAGCATTATTTCTGTTTTTTTTCTTATTTATCGTGTTTTGACTAAAAAATGGAAGGGTGGAATAGTAGTCTTATCTTACTAAAAGAGGTGAAATGCATGATTGCGGTGAAATCAAAGCGAATTATGGATGCGCAGGGGCGGGTGGTTCTGCCGAAAGCGGTGCGGAAGGAGCTGGGTATTTCTCCGGAAGACCGGGTACGGGTGGTAGGACAGCAGGATGAAATTACGATTGAGAAGTACACGGAGCAGCAGGTGGAGGAAACGCAAATGTGTTATATAACGGGCGCTGCATCGCCTGACTGCCATTCATTTAGCGGAGGTATTCATTTAAGTAAAGAAGCGGCTCTCAAGATTCTGGCAGAATGGAAGTCTAAACAGTAATCAATTGGCGTATAGTGAAAAGTATGCTACTTTAGAGAGTGGAAATCTGACAAAGGAGAATAGGAATGGATTTTATCACTCTATTAAAAGCGGTTATTCTCGGGCTTGTAGAAGGAATGACCGAATTTGCCCCGGTTTCTTCAACAGGGCATATGATTATTGTCGATGATATGTGGCTTCACTCTAAAGAATTTTTGGGAAAATATGCAGCTAATACGTTCAAGGTTGTCATCCAGCTTGGTTCTATTTTAGCGGTGGTTGTTGTATTCAGGCAGCGGTTTATTGATTTGCTTGGCTTAAACAAAGAAACACGCGGCAAAGAAAATCGGCTTCGTCTTGGCCAGGTGCTTGTTGGATTGGTTCCGGCCGGGGTTTTAGGTGTTTTGTTTGAAGATACGATTGATAAGTATTTGTTTACAACTGAGACTGTGTTGATCGGACTTGTGGCTGGTGCTGTCCTGATGATTATTGCAGATATTTACAGGGGCAGAAAGCAGACGGATAATATAGCTGAGACTGTTGATCAAATAACGTATAAGCAGGCATTTCTTGTTGGTATTTTCCAATGTCTTTCTGTTCTGCTTCCCGGTTTTTCACGTTCTGGATCTACCATTTCCGGCGGGGTTCTTGTTGGCATGAGCTATCGTGCTGCAGCGGATTTTACGTTTATTATGGCTGTGCCGATTATGGCCGGGGCCAGCTCTATTTCACTGTTGAAAAACCTTGAGTATATTTCAAGCTCTGATCTTCCTTTTTACGCGGTCGGTTTTATTAGTGCTTTTATTTTCGCTTTAATTTCCATTAAGTTCTTCTTGAAATTAATTAACCGTATCAAATTAACTCCGTTTGCCATTTATCGTATCATTCTGGCAGCGGTCATTTATTTCGTCTTTTTGTAAGCGGGGGGCATACCCCGCTTTTTTATATGGAAAGAAGTGTTCGCAACGTTTGATTTAAAAGACGCGGGCGTGGTAAACTAACAGCACGAAACCGAACCGCAGGCTGATGTCTGCGGTTTTTTCAGAACGGAGGTCCTTATGAACGAAACAAAAACCGAACAACTCAAGGGCATTACAGCGGGTGTGAATACGGATAGCGAGGGAGATTTTCTGTACTCAATGGAAGAGCTCAAAAATCTGGCCGAAGCGTGCGGCATTGAAGTGAAGGGGGAGCTGACGCAAAATCTGCCCCGTACACATCCCGCTCTGTATATGGGAACGGGAAAAGTAGAAGAGCTTCAGCATCTTGTCGAACAGATGGAAGCAGATGTCGTGATTTTTGACAGTGAGCTGTCTCCTTCGCAAATTCGAAATCTCGAAAAAGAGCTTGATTGCGAAGTAATCGACCGAACCATGCTTATTTTAGACATCTTCGGCCGGCGCGCCAAAACGAAAGAAGCACAGCTCCAGGTGGAGATGGCCCGTCTTCAGTATATGCTGCCGCGCCTGGTCGGCACGTATGTGGCACTTGGGCGTCAGGGGGGCGGCTCAGGCTTTAAGAACCGCGGTGCCGGGGAAACGAAGCTCGAGCTTGACCGCCGGAAAATTGAATCGAAAATTTCTTATTTACGCAAAGAACTGGCGAAAATTTCGGAGCAGCGGACTGTACAGCGCAGACAGCGCCAAAAAAATAACCTGCCTGTTGCTGCGCTTGTAGGCTATACAAATGCCGGTAAGTCAACTGTTATGAACGCAATGCTCGGAACGTACGGCGGAGACGGGGGAGAGGTTTTTGAGAAAGACATGCTTTTCGCTACGCTGGATACATCTGTGCGCAGCATCGAGCTTCCGGATAAAAAAGAGTTTTTGCTCGCCGATACGGTCGGATTTGTAAACAAGCTGCCGCACCATCTTGTAAAAGCGTTTCGCTCAACACTGGAGGAAGCGGCATTTGCCGATGTGCTTGTTCATGTCATTGATGTATCAAGCCCGCAGTTTGAAACAATGACAGATATTACGGAAAAAACGCTCGCAGATATTGGGGCAGAAAACATGCCGGTCGTCTATGTATACAATAAAGCAGACCGGGCCGGTATCGAATACCCGCAGACAGCCGGTGATTCGGTATATATATCCGCCAAAGAAAGAGCCGGTATCAGCGA from Domibacillus sp. DTU_2020_1001157_1_SI_ALB_TIR_016 encodes:
- the cobA gene encoding uroporphyrinogen-III C-methyltransferase; the encoded protein is MGVSIVGAGPGDPELITVKALKAIQTADVILYDRLVNKELLKESKPSAVRVFCGKFPGNHVMTQDRINRLIVKFASDGKSVVRLKGGDPFVFGRGGEEAAYARSFGIPVEIIPGITAGIAAPAYANIPVTHREYGNSFAIVTGHQMEGKGETDWSKLATSVDTLVIYMGMKHLDHITKQLIHHGRSGAMMAAVIEQGTTNAQRVVTAPLCRIAEEAQKQEIGNPAVIVIGDVVNCREQLEREMALAAAY
- a CDS encoding AbrB/MazE/SpoVT family DNA-binding domain-containing protein — its product is MIAVKSKRIMDAQGRVVLPKAVRKELGISPEDRVRVVGQQDEITIEKYTEQQVEETQMCYITGAASPDCHSFSGGIHLSKEAALKILAEWKSKQ
- a CDS encoding undecaprenyl-diphosphate phosphatase, which codes for MDFITLLKAVILGLVEGMTEFAPVSSTGHMIIVDDMWLHSKEFLGKYAANTFKVVIQLGSILAVVVVFRQRFIDLLGLNKETRGKENRLRLGQVLVGLVPAGVLGVLFEDTIDKYLFTTETVLIGLVAGAVLMIIADIYRGRKQTDNIAETVDQITYKQAFLVGIFQCLSVLLPGFSRSGSTISGGVLVGMSYRAAADFTFIMAVPIMAGASSISLLKNLEYISSSDLPFYAVGFISAFIFALISIKFFLKLINRIKLTPFAIYRIILAAVIYFVFL
- the hflX gene encoding GTPase HflX — encoded protein: MNETKTEQLKGITAGVNTDSEGDFLYSMEELKNLAEACGIEVKGELTQNLPRTHPALYMGTGKVEELQHLVEQMEADVVIFDSELSPSQIRNLEKELDCEVIDRTMLILDIFGRRAKTKEAQLQVEMARLQYMLPRLVGTYVALGRQGGGSGFKNRGAGETKLELDRRKIESKISYLRKELAKISEQRTVQRRQRQKNNLPVAALVGYTNAGKSTVMNAMLGTYGGDGGEVFEKDMLFATLDTSVRSIELPDKKEFLLADTVGFVNKLPHHLVKAFRSTLEEAAFADVLVHVIDVSSPQFETMTDITEKTLADIGAENMPVVYVYNKADRAGIEYPQTAGDSVYISAKERAGISELTNKLKEYLFKDYVRCTLLIPFDEGEVVSYFNEHAAVLETEYEENGTKLTVECHRKDYEKFKSFVTG